One window of Deltaproteobacteria bacterium genomic DNA carries:
- a CDS encoding DUF948 domain-containing protein, with product MDWIWIGWGFLVVAAAVAVFLIRALNQVSRTVRNLGTLVNSLETEITPLVRNLRETSENINGLLVQTQERLNQLEGLFLTLKESAQIFSMINRIFRGGVTPTLVNMAGLAVGIKTAGQSFFKRKGKGGK from the coding sequence TTGGATTGGATCTGGATAGGATGGGGATTTCTGGTGGTGGCGGCAGCAGTGGCCGTCTTTCTAATCAGGGCACTGAATCAGGTTTCCCGGACGGTGCGCAATCTGGGAACATTGGTCAATTCCTTGGAGACGGAGATCACTCCCCTGGTGCGGAATCTAAGGGAAACCTCAGAAAACATTAATGGTCTTCTGGTTCAAACCCAGGAAAGATTAAATCAGTTAGAAGGTCTATTCCTGACCTTAAAAGAATCGGCTCAAATCTTTTCTATGATTAACCGGATCTTTCGCGGTGGAGTCACTCCAACTTTAGTGAATATGGCAGGACTGGCAGTTGGAATTAAAACCGCCGGACAGTCTTTTTTTAAACGAAAGGGAAAAGGAGGGAAATGA
- a CDS encoding NAD(P)/FAD-dependent oxidoreductase, whose protein sequence is MKVDFLIIGGGIVGVAVAQKLSGYALDGVLLEKEAELSFGVSKSNSGIIHTGFQSPSRQLKTRLAVRGNELYRELAGNLDFPFIPTGELVVAFPGERKALEAIRENGEKLGVPGLQMVDNPWLKENEPNLTDELECALLGPTAAVINPYETVYALAENAQANGLRVFCNHEVLAIEQGPDTWKIITTEGTFESRLVINAAGLYADKIARMAGMEVPAIVPRKGEEFILDKHADRLTKRVIFPVPQKYTKGILIIPTVDGNTMLGPTAEETPDREDLTTTKSGKQFVISQIQRLVPSVREDQIITSFAGVRPTIKEDDFYIQEDLEGFINLVGIQSPGLTAAPAIAEYVVNLLSVKNLLRPKKTVISTRTAIPRFRRLGGEERNALIKEDPEFGEVVCRCELITRKEIKEAIRRGARTMDGIKFRTRSQMGRCHGAFCTMKIMAIMAEELGLPYEAITKRGKGSELIKPV, encoded by the coding sequence TTGAAAGTTGATTTCCTGATTATCGGGGGCGGGATTGTCGGGGTTGCCGTGGCCCAAAAACTTTCCGGCTACGCACTGGACGGCGTCCTCCTCGAAAAGGAGGCCGAACTATCCTTCGGGGTCTCCAAGTCCAACAGCGGGATCATTCATACCGGATTCCAGAGCCCTTCCCGGCAGCTCAAGACCCGGCTGGCCGTCAGGGGGAACGAACTCTACCGGGAGCTGGCTGGAAACCTGGATTTTCCTTTTATCCCTACCGGGGAATTGGTTGTAGCCTTCCCCGGGGAAAGAAAGGCCCTGGAAGCCATCCGGGAAAACGGGGAAAAACTAGGGGTCCCCGGTCTCCAAATGGTAGATAATCCCTGGCTTAAAGAAAATGAGCCTAACCTCACGGATGAGCTCGAGTGCGCCCTACTGGGACCCACGGCGGCGGTCATCAACCCTTATGAGACGGTTTATGCCCTGGCTGAGAACGCCCAGGCCAACGGACTGCGGGTATTCTGCAACCATGAAGTTCTGGCCATCGAACAAGGCCCGGACACCTGGAAGATAATCACAACGGAAGGCACCTTTGAATCGCGGTTGGTCATCAATGCCGCCGGTCTTTATGCGGACAAGATCGCCCGGATGGCCGGGATGGAAGTCCCGGCCATCGTCCCCCGAAAGGGCGAAGAATTTATTTTGGATAAACATGCCGACCGGCTCACCAAACGGGTCATCTTTCCGGTGCCTCAAAAGTACACCAAAGGGATCCTCATCATTCCCACGGTCGACGGCAATACCATGCTCGGTCCCACGGCCGAAGAAACCCCGGACCGGGAAGACCTGACCACGACCAAATCAGGCAAACAATTCGTCATTAGCCAAATCCAGCGGCTCGTCCCCTCGGTCCGGGAAGACCAGATCATCACCTCCTTTGCCGGGGTCAGACCGACCATCAAGGAAGATGATTTTTATATTCAGGAAGACCTGGAAGGGTTCATCAACCTGGTGGGCATTCAATCTCCGGGACTCACGGCCGCCCCGGCCATTGCCGAGTACGTGGTCAACCTGCTCTCCGTCAAAAACCTCTTAAGACCTAAGAAGACGGTTATCTCCACAAGAACGGCCATTCCCCGTTTCCGTCGTCTCGGCGGAGAGGAACGCAATGCCCTGATTAAGGAAGATCCTGAGTTCGGCGAGGTGGTCTGCCGCTGTGAGCTGATCACCAGAAAAGAGATCAAAGAGGCCATCCGCAGGGGGGCCCGGACCATGGACGGGATCAAATTCCGCACTCGGAGCCAGATGGGGCGCTGTCACGGGGCTTTTTGCACCATGAAGATCATGGCCATCATGGCCGAAGAACTGGGCCTTCCCTATGAAGCCATCACTAAACGGGGGAAAGGGTCCGAGCTGATAAAACCGGTCTGA
- a CDS encoding NADP-dependent malic enzyme, with protein sequence MLFEDGAGEEALAYRKKYRGVIGITSKIPIKDANVLSLVYTPGVAEPCLEIARDPLQSFSLSCRGNTVGILTDGSGLFRLGHAGPEAALPVMEGKAVIFKTFAGVDAIPICLRTRDAYEFIDTALALTPTFGAFCLEDIASPQSFTITDHLERGANIPVFNNHGLGVAIPVLSALINSMKIVGKDLSQARVVINGAGMAGLVSADLLVKAGIKQVIVCDRDGALYKFRLRGMSWAKWEIVKKTNPENFTGTLEEALKGADVFIGLSVGGALKPVMVRSMAKDPVILALSTPKPEIMPEEARQAGARVMVFNRADFPNQSDVAMVFPGFFRGILESRTSDINDAMALAAAQALADCVPSEELSPYHVMPKIFDFRTAPRIAEAVARAAVESGQARGDTDPAQIAEKTRRYVYEGQWPVPPPSGKKQTLREESLELHRRYQGVLQIKNKIAIRDNYILGQFYLPPLAEKPARLIRENPELAYDLTAKGNLVAIVTDGSAVLGLGNIGPRAAMPVMEGKAVLFQTFGGVEAFPICLGTQVADEIVEIVKRMEATFGGINLEDISAPRCFYIERRLKEEMNIPVFHDDQHGTAIVVSAALLNAAKISNRKLEDLQVVVNGAGAAAIAVTKLLLEMGVRQITLCDTRGAIYPGRPEGMNWIKNEMAQQTNPEKKKGDLAQVVRGADVFIGLSVAGALTQDMVRAMAKDPVIFALANPTPEILPEPAKEAGAMIVATGRSDFPNQVNNSLVFPGVFRGALDVRARVINEPMKIAAAQAIAGMIPEKELAMDYIIPKGMDFRVPPVVAAAVARSAIETNVAKIEIDPEIIAQRTRTIIYEGELGYFKGEDFILESAR encoded by the coding sequence ATGCTGTTTGAAGATGGCGCCGGGGAAGAGGCCCTGGCTTATCGTAAAAAATATCGGGGAGTGATCGGGATCACCTCCAAGATCCCCATCAAGGATGCCAATGTCCTGAGTCTGGTTTATACCCCCGGAGTAGCCGAACCCTGTCTGGAGATCGCCCGGGACCCGCTCCAGTCTTTTTCGCTTTCTTGCCGCGGCAATACCGTGGGCATATTGACCGACGGGTCAGGTCTGTTCCGTTTAGGTCATGCCGGTCCGGAAGCCGCCCTGCCGGTCATGGAGGGCAAGGCGGTTATTTTCAAAACTTTCGCCGGGGTGGATGCCATACCCATCTGCCTTCGAACCAGGGATGCCTATGAGTTTATAGATACCGCCCTGGCCTTGACACCGACTTTTGGCGCCTTTTGCCTGGAGGATATAGCCAGCCCTCAGAGCTTTACGATTACCGATCATCTTGAACGGGGCGCCAATATTCCGGTTTTTAACAATCACGGCCTGGGTGTTGCCATACCGGTTCTGTCGGCTTTAATTAATTCCATGAAGATCGTTGGCAAAGACCTCTCCCAGGCCAGGGTAGTGATCAATGGAGCGGGTATGGCCGGACTGGTCAGTGCCGATTTGCTGGTCAAGGCCGGGATCAAACAGGTTATTGTCTGCGATCGGGATGGGGCTTTGTACAAGTTCCGGCTCAGGGGCATGAGCTGGGCCAAGTGGGAGATCGTAAAAAAAACCAACCCGGAAAACTTTACCGGGACTCTGGAAGAAGCCTTAAAAGGGGCCGATGTCTTTATCGGGCTTTCCGTGGGGGGGGCTTTGAAACCCGTAATGGTCCGCTCCATGGCCAAGGACCCGGTCATCCTGGCCTTATCCACCCCCAAACCGGAGATCATGCCCGAAGAAGCCCGACAGGCCGGGGCCAGGGTCATGGTCTTTAACCGGGCCGATTTCCCTAATCAATCCGATGTGGCTATGGTTTTCCCTGGATTTTTCCGAGGGATCCTGGAAAGCCGGACCAGCGATATCAACGACGCCATGGCCCTGGCTGCGGCCCAGGCCCTGGCCGATTGCGTTCCCTCGGAGGAGTTATCCCCTTATCACGTCATGCCCAAAATCTTTGATTTTCGAACAGCCCCCCGGATTGCCGAGGCTGTGGCCAGGGCGGCTGTTGAAAGCGGTCAAGCCAGGGGCGACACCGACCCGGCCCAGATCGCCGAGAAGACCCGCCGCTATGTCTATGAAGGACAATGGCCGGTTCCGCCCCCTTCGGGTAAAAAACAAACTTTAAGGGAAGAGTCTTTGGAACTGCATCGCAGGTACCAGGGCGTTCTCCAGATAAAAAACAAGATCGCCATTCGAGATAATTATATTCTGGGACAATTTTATCTCCCCCCTCTGGCGGAAAAGCCGGCCCGTTTAATCCGGGAGAATCCCGAATTGGCCTATGATTTAACCGCCAAGGGGAATTTAGTGGCCATAGTAACCGACGGCAGTGCCGTCCTGGGGCTGGGAAATATCGGTCCCCGGGCGGCCATGCCGGTTATGGAAGGCAAGGCTGTTTTGTTTCAAACCTTCGGCGGGGTGGAAGCCTTTCCGATCTGTTTGGGAACTCAAGTGGCCGATGAGATTGTGGAGATCGTCAAACGCATGGAGGCCACTTTCGGCGGGATCAATCTGGAAGACATCTCGGCTCCCCGCTGTTTTTACATCGAACGGCGTCTTAAAGAAGAAATGAACATTCCGGTTTTTCATGACGACCAGCATGGGACCGCCATTGTGGTCAGCGCCGCTTTACTCAACGCCGCCAAGATTTCCAACCGAAAACTGGAAGACCTCCAGGTGGTGGTTAATGGAGCCGGGGCAGCGGCCATTGCCGTAACCAAACTTCTCCTGGAGATGGGGGTCCGTCAGATTACCCTCTGCGATACCCGGGGGGCCATTTATCCCGGACGACCGGAAGGGATGAACTGGATTAAGAATGAAATGGCCCAGCAGACCAACCCCGAAAAAAAGAAAGGGGACCTGGCTCAGGTCGTCCGAGGGGCCGACGTCTTTATCGGGCTTTCAGTAGCCGGGGCCTTGACCCAGGACATGGTCCGAGCCATGGCCAAAGACCCGGTCATCTTTGCCCTGGCCAACCCTACCCCGGAGATCCTTCCTGAGCCGGCCAAAGAAGCCGGGGCCATGATCGTGGCCACCGGCCGGTCTGATTTTCCCAACCAGGTCAATAATTCCCTGGTCTTTCCAGGTGTTTTTCGGGGGGCACTGGATGTACGGGCCAGGGTGATTAATGAGCCCATGAAAATAGCCGCTGCTCAGGCTATTGCCGGCATGATCCCGGAAAAGGAACTGGCGATGGATTACATTATTCCCAAGGGCATGGATTTCCGCGTCCCGCCGGTGGTAGCGGCAGCGGTTGCCCGGAGCGCCATCGAGACCAATGTGGCCAAAATCGAGATCGATCCGGAAATCATCGCCCAGCGGACCCGAACCATCATTTACGAAGGAGAGCTGGGCTATTTCAAGGGGGAGGATTTTATCCTGGAAAGTGCCCGATAA
- a CDS encoding nucleotidyltransferase domain-containing protein → MTKYAPEKIILFGSAAKDTDEVNDVDLFIIKDDVPHLGADRTHQLFRLIETDLPVDYLVYRPSEVAERLLGDPFVNDIFKEESLSWDEVTSLVEALENTH, encoded by the coding sequence TTGACCAAATATGCCCCGGAAAAAATCATCCTTTTCGGATCTGCCGCAAAAGATACCGATGAAGTGAACGATGTTGACTTATTCATAATCAAGGACGACGTTCCTCATCTTGGTGCTGACCGGACACATCAACTTTTCAGATTAATAGAAACCGATCTTCCGGTTGATTATCTGGTCTATCGCCCATCTGAAGTGGCCGAGCGCCTTCTCGGAGATCCCTTTGTGAACGACATCTTCAAGGAAGAATCGCTGTCGTGGGATGAGGTCACGTCCCTGGTTGAAGCGCTTGAGAATACTCATTGA
- a CDS encoding FAD-dependent oxidoreductase codes for MLESNHYDLIVIGGGPAGMAVSVGASSAGLKKILLLERHPRLGGILNQCIHLGFGLKYFKEELTGTEYAARYKKIILEQNVEVKTSSFVHTIHPRHKVTFVCPQGERVVSAENIVIATGCRERTREMLTVPGTRPAGVFTAGLAQEMVNIYGVLPGKEVVIIGSGDIGLIMARRMTLEGARVRAVFEILPHLSGLIRNKIQCLDDFGIPLYLEHEVLEIMGKNRVEAVRVRDNRTGGERELSCDTVLFSVGLIPERDLLIDAGIEPGNGLYLAGNADYVHDTVDRVTKEGEKLGRALAG; via the coding sequence ATGTTAGAATCTAACCATTACGACTTGATCGTCATCGGCGGGGGACCGGCGGGGATGGCCGTTTCTGTGGGTGCCTCCTCTGCCGGTCTCAAAAAAATCCTTCTCCTGGAGCGGCATCCCAGGCTCGGGGGCATTTTGAACCAGTGCATCCATTTGGGATTCGGGCTCAAATACTTCAAGGAAGAGCTGACCGGCACCGAATACGCCGCGCGCTATAAGAAAATCATTCTGGAACAAAATGTCGAAGTCAAGACCTCTTCCTTTGTTCACACCATCCATCCGCGCCATAAAGTGACCTTTGTCTGCCCCCAGGGGGAGAGGGTTGTTTCTGCAGAAAATATTGTTATTGCCACCGGCTGCCGGGAGAGGACCAGGGAGATGCTTACCGTCCCCGGCACCCGGCCGGCCGGGGTCTTTACTGCCGGTTTGGCCCAGGAGATGGTCAATATTTATGGGGTGTTGCCGGGGAAAGAAGTGGTCATCATCGGATCCGGCGATATCGGCCTGATCATGGCCAGACGGATGACCCTGGAAGGGGCCCGGGTCAGGGCCGTCTTTGAAATCCTGCCTCACCTTTCGGGACTCATCCGGAACAAGATCCAGTGCCTGGATGATTTCGGCATCCCGCTTTATCTGGAGCATGAGGTCCTGGAGATCATGGGCAAGAACCGGGTCGAGGCCGTAAGAGTTCGGGACAACCGCACCGGCGGGGAAAGGGAGCTTTCCTGCGATACGGTCCTTTTCTCCGTGGGTCTCATCCCGGAAAGGGACCTGCTGATAGACGCCGGGATTGAACCGGGGAACGGCTTGTACCTCGCCGGGAATGCCGACTATGTGCATGATACGGTGGACCGGGTGACTAAAGAAGGGGAAAAGCTGGGCAGGGCCCTGGCCGGTTAA
- a CDS encoding DUF1667 domain-containing protein, protein MEEKVKKKKKDKVVFSGPTKKYVCITCPNCCALETDGIQAAGARCPKGEDFACQEWIEPRRVLTTTVRCQTKEGTHILPVKTASPVPLSSLSAVMKAIKALRLTDKPPLGTRIAVPGLAEPMEIIVTGE, encoded by the coding sequence ATGGAAGAAAAGGTAAAAAAGAAAAAGAAGGACAAGGTCGTCTTTTCCGGACCGACAAAAAAATACGTCTGCATCACCTGTCCGAATTGCTGCGCCCTGGAAACGGACGGCATCCAGGCTGCCGGTGCCCGTTGTCCAAAGGGCGAGGACTTTGCCTGCCAGGAATGGATCGAACCGCGCCGGGTTCTCACCACCACGGTGCGCTGCCAGACGAAAGAAGGGACGCACATCCTGCCGGTGAAGACCGCATCCCCCGTCCCCCTTTCCAGCTTATCGGCAGTCATGAAGGCCATCAAGGCCCTTCGCCTCACCGACAAGCCGCCCCTGGGCACACGGATCGCCGTTCCCGGTCTGGCCGAGCCAATGGAAATCATCGTTACTGGTGAGTGA
- a CDS encoding YtxH domain-containing protein, giving the protein MAEEKGCSGSALVLSFILGGVVGAALAILYSPWEGDRTRGKLKDLAEEVKEKSGHLSEDWKEKAATFIEKGKEFVEQKRGILSSAFDAGKEAMTKEKEELTQTEGL; this is encoded by the coding sequence ATGGCAGAGGAAAAAGGGTGTTCAGGGAGCGCTTTGGTTTTGTCTTTTATCTTAGGTGGGGTGGTTGGAGCCGCCCTGGCAATCCTCTATTCCCCTTGGGAAGGAGACCGGACCCGGGGAAAACTAAAGGATTTAGCTGAAGAGGTCAAAGAAAAATCAGGTCATCTTTCTGAGGACTGGAAAGAGAAGGCCGCTACTTTTATAGAAAAAGGGAAAGAGTTTGTGGAACAAAAAAGGGGTATCCTTTCCTCGGCTTTCGATGCCGGGAAGGAAGCCATGACCAAAGAAAAAGAGGAACTAACCCAAACCGAAGGACTTTAA